From the genome of Aspergillus oryzae RIB40 DNA, chromosome 4:
GGAGCTGGTCGCAACTCCTCTATTACAGTCACCGCTGCCCGAGTACCCTCCTCAATAGCACCGTCAATGAAGCTGCGCCAGCCAACTGCCCAGTCAGAGTTCGCAAAGAGCACGTTTCCATGCCGGCACCTTAGTTCGTCTAATGACTTGGACAGAAGCTGTGGAGGCGCAAAAAACCATGCACCCTTAGCAAATTCATCCTTGCACCAGTTATGAAACACCTGCAGGATCAGAAGTCAGCAACCTTATTCGATATGTGATGTCCAAAACCTACTAATCGCTTGATATCCATGTTCCCAGGCGACATGTTCTCCACCGCCATTTTAGTCGCCTCAACGTCCTCTTCGGGTTGGATGTGGTTATGTGCACCCCCGAAGCACACAATGTGTGTGTTTCCAGCGGGCGTGGTACCATCTCCGATGGCGTAGGCAAGCTTGTTAAAAGGGTATGAAATCCCCGACCAGGACCGCATGTCAGGGCAAGAGACCTCTGCGTGGACCTTGACGCATTGGTTTACATGACCAATATTCGCGGCAGCCATGCGCTGTGGACTTAGAGGGGGTGAAAAGTGGACGGAGCTGAGCACGTTCAATGGAATAGTAGAGATTAGACGGGCTCCACTATACTGGCGACCATCGCGGGTCTTTACCACAACCCTGTCGCCATGGTCATTGATCGACTGAACTGGGCTGTTGAAGGCGTATGATAACCGTCCCGTTCTCAGTGACTCACGAAAGAATTTGATAGCGAAGCTGGATTGACCCCCCTTGAATTTATATGAAATCAAATGCTGCAGACACCCCTTATAGGAGTAGTCGCATAAAGCCCACCAATGAAGGAATTCAAAGAAACTTGTAGTTTCCAGAGTCCCACAGCTGCAGAGCAGAATGAAGCTCTCTAATACAGCGCGCTCATTTGGCGTAAGTGATTGGGCCAGCGCATTGAGACGATCCAAAGCTGACATGTCATCATATTGCCGGGCCGCAGGGTTGTGGAAGGCATCGTGCGGATAGGGAATGATCTGGCGCCCCATTGCGCCGTCTACATCAACAAACTTTTCCAACGCACTGGCGAGGAGTGCATCCTTCGAAGGGTCAACGGAGGGTCCTCATGTAAGACGGTTCTCATGGCGGGTTGAACAAACCTCTTCCAAGTGGCTAAAGATTGATGAGCCTTGGCTGCCAGTGCGCAGTTCAAAGTGATTCACGCCCCGAGAGAAATCGAAGCACGGTTCCAACTCGCTTCTCATTTGGTAACGGGAGACCTCTCGCCAAATATGAGGTTGCCCCCAACTTAGCCAAGTGCCTCCCATTTCAAAAGGATATCCGCCAATGTTAGACGACCAGGAGCGACCTCCAATACGATCGCGCGCCTCGATGAGAAGTACCTTGAGTCCTGTGGTAATGTTCGCAGTCAACGCGTCTGTCTATTAGGACCCGACAAAGGAATGGCGTACCGGCGAGACAGGCATCTCGAGATGCCGTGAGACCCGAATATCCTGCCCCGACAACAACTACATCCCAGTCCTCTGTTGTTGAAAGTACATTCGTGGGTGGCGATATAACACCAATAGATGGTACACCTTGACGTAGACCTGTCGTCGCAGTCCACTGGTACCCGTCACGTGAAGTCATTGTATTCGGGCTTTGCTATACTACTGGTTCAGACAGTGCTGAGGACGCCGGCTCTTAGAAAACGAAGTAATATAGTCTGAAGATGGCACGGGGAGCGACCTCTAGATATAGCTCCCAGACGGAGAAAGTGGAATCATGATAAGAATGGACACACCACGTCTGATTTAGCTGGTATACGTGAAGTTGCCATTTGGGGATAATACGGAGAGAATTTGGGAGTAAGAAGGTTGTGATAGTAAATGAACCGGAGGCTCCTCGATGTGGAGGTCGATGAAAATTACCGCATTCGGGTAGTCAAGAGAGAAAACTACGGGACCAATCACAACCATCTTGTGGATCCCTGGTTAAAGGaatactacggagtacatgtaTTATTCTTAATCCTAAAATTTTGTATCTACTGCAATATTTTGTATTTCATGTACTAGCCTTGCTTTTGTATTTCTATTGTACTGGAATTCTAGATACATTCGCTCTACAAAGCTCTGCAGTAGTGATCTATATAATCCTCGGACCAACACATGGACCAGACCTAGCTACAATTATATCACCAACGAAATCAGATTGAAATTGGTAGCATGACTGCAGTAGATATAACTAGTAATTATTCGCTTTTTATCTCATTATATATTCCAGCAAGGGAAGACGAAAGCTCGTCAAGACGGCGTCCACTCCTGAGGCTTCCTCTTGGAAGACACAGAACGCCCACTCCAAAATTCCGCCATCTAATCTCAAAGTTTAAGTTCATGTCGGCTAAGAAGGAGTTGCTGTTGGCCGTGCCACAGAAGTTGCAGCTGCTGGTGCTGTTGTCGAGAAGATAACCTCCCTTTTCTACGATGTATGGTGCGACACTGTTAGGACAATTCGGGCAAGAAATAAATTGGTCTGGATAGAACATACCCTGCAAAAGCAAACAAGATATTAAAGAAGTAATTCAGAAATCCGCCGGCGACCTGGTCCGTCTCAATACCCGCAATGAGCATGCTCGTGAATGTGCTGGTGAAAGCGAAGAATATCCAGAGTTGTAGACAAGTGGCGATACCACGCGAATGGACAGCATCCGTCCAAATCGCCCGCGTTGCGAGACATGGCGTCAATGATATCCAAGAACCGACTGGCGGTAAGCTGCACAAGGAGACCCTGAGTATTAAAAATGGATAAGGACCTTGCTAAGAGTGTTTGGCCTCCAGTACACGTGGTGCCGTCGCATGAGGGTTGTGGATCTCCTTAGAGCAGCGATCATGGACAGTTGATATATAGCATGCTTACATAGAGAACTCGTATAGGGAGGAATCAATCTATACACAGGTTGAGCCGTAGTCATATTGGCAGTGGGGCCAGATCTACATTGATAGTTGAGCTCTAGTAATTTATCCAGCGCATACATTGAAGCTATTCCCCTCTACGTACGTTCGCGGAAGGTGCGAAGGTTGCCATGCAGATCATGTAGTATGACTTTGTCTTGGCATTTCCAGCCCTTCAAATCGCTTTCGACTAAAATATTCCAAAATCGCCTAGTTAGATAAGACCTTAACATGCTAACAATCTACAGACACGGCCGCATACAGAACGGCATGGCAGTCCGTGTCTGGCACATCGTAAGAACTGCCGGCACAGTTACTGCCACTCCAGGTGGTCACATTGCAGCCACTGGCACACTGTTAGCTGTTGAAGATTAGGGCTCATGAATTACGATACATACTCGTTCTGACTAACGCGAATCGAACGCTTATTCGACGGAACAACGACGCACTTTTGTGAGCTGGAGTTCAGGACGGAGAAGGAATCGTCCGTTCCACCACAGGTATCGTTTGCGTACATGTGAACGGTGACCCCGAAATCCGTCTGAGTGGGTGTCGCTGAGCTATCTGTGGATGTGGTACTGCTACTGGTGAGagtggtgctggtggatGAGCTGGAAGTCGTGTTGTTGGCGGATGACGACGATATGGCTGTCGCAGCGGTGTCACTGTTGCAGGAGAGTCAAatgctgtttctcttgtGAGTATAAGTATCAGAGCAAGAAACTAccttgaagagctgtccTTGTGAGCATTGCGACTACCCACAACTCCTCCCACCACGGCTGCGACCACAATAATCACGACTGCTACCGTAGTGGCGATTATCCAGGTCCACTTCTTCTTATTCGAAGCCTGTCCTGTCGCTAGTGGTGGATTCGCCGCATGGTTTGGTATGGAAGGATGTGCACCATAGCTTTGCACGGTAGGATTCAAGTACTTTTCGTTTGGATCTGGCACGAAGACCTGAGGAGCGGAGTGTTCTGAATCCGGGATCCAGAAAGCGGGCGGCACGGACTTGGAATCCGGAGAGAATATAACTTGTGGCGCAGAGTTTGGGTCCTCCTCTACTGGAATGCGCTCCTATATTGTACTGTCCATGGTTAGTTTTCGCAAGTCCCTTCGTCATTCCTGCACCACAGGTGGATCAACGGACCATCGCAAGGGAGAGCGCGCAAGAATAACTTGGGCCATGACCATGTTGGCGCCGACTTTGGGGGGACACTGTCTTCAATTTAATCTGTTATGCCTCAGGAATATGCGTCTCACCCTCAGATGATCCTGCGTTGACTTGCGACCCTCGCGACCAGTGAAGAAGCCAAGCGGGCCGTCGGGGCGACGCTTATGCAGGCTAAACACACTGGCGTTGTGGAAGTCGCCCATAAGCCTTGGGATCGGCTTCCTGATGGACGTTTGGAGAAAAGTAAGGGCCACTGTATTTTAATGAGGTGTTGACCCGCCAATCCAGTTGCAGTAGGCTATCCCGACAAGACCCAAGATGTCCAATAATAAGGGTTGTTGGCCGGTATCCACCGCGCTATATCGCTAAGACCGTCGTAAATGCATGAGCACAAAAGTATCCCGATTGGGGGCTATTTTACCTCGAATCATTCTCTCTTAAACTGTGCTTGCTCTTTAGGTTTCTTCAGATTAATTAGTACTCAGTTTGCTCGGCGTATGTTGACTGCACTGCTTATAGTCCCATCACTTTCAAATCAGTAGGAACGTGATCTGGTAAAACTACTTCCATATATCTAATTACCGTAGCGATAGGAGTCGAAccaggatatatatataaaacAAGTGCTGTGACCTGTATACCTGTGCCCTAGAAGTCAGGGAGCTAAAGGTTGGAAATTACATCACGCACTGTTGTACTACTTATGAGCCACATTGTCTAGAATAGGTCAACTGCAGTCGTACTGTATTATTGCCTTCATCACTCATTTTGTGTTCTAAAGGTGAGTCTTCGACTTGACCGAAACCCTGCACATCCGCCCGACAATAGTTTAGGCAATCCTATGCCCTGACCTACATAGTCCTTCTAAGAAGGCGTTACCACTACAATCAGCACGGGACAGAGATTTTAGAATTTTTATATTGAGATTTCACATTTTGTCTTTCCGTTAATCATACACTCTGTTGTTATATATACAGTTCACACAGACCCAGAGTTGTCCGCGCAGGTGAAGGCAGCTGAGCCACCTTCTGTTTTGTATGAGTCCATGATCCCAACGACGGATCCATAGGTCCCAGCCACGGTCAGGAAGGTTCCTGAAATGACTACAAAGACACTGAAGAAAACCATAAACCACCATTGTTTCGTGGCGAGACCCTCCCTCCGCTTGTGCCAGTTATCATAGAGCCACATGCAACCCATCGGTTGGAAGCACATCATCGTGCCCAGCAAGGCTCCGATGAGCGACACAAGTCCGTCAAACACTGGGATCGCGCTGGCGATAATATAGGCAATGACGGTAATGCTGAGGGTGCAGGCGAGCCAAACGGTCCAGTGCGTGACGGTATTACTGATGAGGTGTTTGGAGCCGCGAAGCAGATGGACGAAGATATATTTCGCTGGGATCTGTAGGTGGGACGAAGATGATTAGCTGTGTTGCAACAGATGATCAATGGGATTCGACTCACATGAGTAACAATAGTGGTAGTAACGATTAAACCTGGCAAGGAAAGTCCATAGGCGATCTTCTTAATCAATCCACCGGCTGAGCCCAGGGCTGGTGAGGCGACATAGGATCCACAGTAGTAATATACTACACAGCCAATCGTGATATAGACCGCAGTCACAACAGCTTGACAGATAAGCAGTGCTGGAGTGAACTTGCGAGGGTCGCGCATTTCAGACACAATGGAGAAGAACCCGGGAGTACCGGAGAATGCGAAAACGAGTGAGCTCACCGCGGTGATCGCCTGAGCGAAGGTCGGATTGCCGATGATTTTGAAGTCCGCAACCCAGGGACCATCCGTTTGTGGTGCGGTGGGCGGGCGGTCTTGAACGCCAACGGCGATAGTGACAATGAGGACTAGAGAAAGATGAGACACAGCCTGGATCAACACCTCAGGTCGATAGTAGCGATCGACTGGGGAGACACAGGTATAAGGGAACTTACTGGCAATTAGAATACACGGCAGTCCAATCCATGCCAGCCAAGTGACCTTACCAAGGGTTCGGATGCTACTACAGGCAAAGCCTAGAATCGCGGCAACCGCCACAAAGATCGCGGTACAGGCACCATGCGTGGAGACTGCATTTAGGCCAATCGAAATCCCGAGGATACCGGAGCCTGCAACGAAGATCCAGTCTAATGCCATGTCAGTGAGGCCTGTTTGGAGCGAGTCAATTCAAGATAACCCACACAAGCAAAAGGCGGCTGCGAGAACGACCCGCCCCGGTGTACCAAACATCAACGCCCCGGCATCATCAATACCATACACTTCGCGATGACGCAACTTGAAAGATCCGACCATATAGTCGGACCATGTCGTGATACAGGAAATCGCGATGAGTACGATCACGCCGGGAACCATGCCGAGGGTATCAAAGGCTGTTGGTATGGAAAGAACACCCAGCCCGATCTGCGTCTTCATCATGAGAACCACCGTTCCGAAAAAGCCAACCTAGTGTCTCGTTAGTCCTGCATACTGGCTGCCATAGCATCTGCCACCGGCGAGAATGTACGTACATTCCGGTAGTTCGGCCCTTCATCCGTGATTTCTCCAAACACGGCATCGTAGGTAACATCGTCGACGATTTCACCTTTCTCGAGGTAAAGGGCGTTGGGATCCTCAATCGGTTTCTCTTTCGTCTGTATTGAAGATGGATCCATGATGAAGGCGAGGAAATGCAAATTGCCAGGGGTGATGATATTAGGGTAAAGGGAAGCTCGCGACCCCGGGACTTTATATACCAACGTTTTCGGAAACGCTTCTGGGGGAACCGTACGTCATTGATTTAATCGAATTTCcagaaaatcaataaataagTCACGAAACGTTCCGAACCGACCGactccatttttctttccccaggTCGACTAGCCTTTTTTTGGGGATGCCCGATGCGGAGACTGGAGAGGGCATTGCccagtggcagtggcaaGTTAGGGCAAACCAGCCTCAGACAACAAGCGGTGCGGGGTTAACCGCTGCatctgtttccttctttgggAAATTGAGGCTGTGATAGAGTCTCATTCGATCGTCTCCCATCTTGACCCGCTAAGATGCAAACGGCAAATTTGATGAGACCCACGAGTTGGAACGGCCACAGGCCAATCAGGTGACTCCACCGGATCGCTTGGATCCGCTTTTTGATGCCGGGCTAATTTGAACCTTCGACTAGGCTCCAGTGGCAGACAAAGaatgagagagagataagagaGATAATAGAGATAAGAGAGAtaagagagacagagagggaaaggaacaagaaataaacaagcaaaaaagccGCATTCAAAAAGTGTATCAACGTGGTTGCCTCACTCAATATCGCCGATCCCTAAGGTCTTTAATACAGATCACCCGAGACTGATACCGTTAGAGGATTTTTACACGAACCTCTGGGCTTGGGCAATGACATAGTCTAAGGCCGTCCTGAGAGACTCATCCCATATCTCACGACATCCGTTCAGGAATGGAACTCTAATGTCACCCTAATGCAACCTAAGTGGTCCCTCCCAATGAAAGTCCTCGCCCCTGAATGTAATCAAATTCCTAGCGTTGTGATATGCGGAGGAAGACTTGAGACATTTTTCTAGAGGTAAAAAATAGGTTTCGCTCACCGAGACGAGGCAACGAAACACTCTCTTCCCTGATGGTGGCGCGTTGAAAACTTTTCCATCGGCGAAGACCAGGTTGAGAAGTGGAGGATTGGAGGCACAGAGGGCGGGAGAGTTTCGTAACTTTTCCGTCGGAAAACCTAGATTAGGCTATCGGCCTGAGATCAGTCCCCTTCACTCAGTGTATCTCGCGATTTACGGAACCTCACGGCTAGTGGAAGTGTTGATCTGTTACCGTCGTGCGTCTCTAGTTCCACTGTCCTCGACCTATCTTGTCGCAGGAAACTGGGTCCATAGGAGAGATCCACTGTAGAAGGACCATCTAACTACGTTGGGGATTAATTACGTCGCCAAGAGAATTATCGGCGAGGTGGTAAGTCTCTATCTCGGAGCTATCACGAAAGGACGATACCGGCTGCGGGCAAACCGAGTGGCGGCGCTGACGACTTGGCATTTGCGGCCCGTGTTCGTCGTGCCCTAAGTTCTAAGCTCAGTAAGGGCCTCTGCCGGACTCTCACCGGTACCAAGTGAGGCTTCGTAAAGGGCCTGAAATGAATGGATCTGGCAAGATTTTCATTGGTTATGGCGGTACCAATCCTAATTCACCCAACACAATGCGTAAGTCCTCCACATTGTTTGTCTCCCCATATTGTGGGGGACGGGAGCTTATTGGAATCGGTGGAAGTCCAACCAAATCGTTCATCTGGAGCAGTGGATCCTCCTCGACGAATCCGAGCAACTTGACACGTCGTCTAGTTAGTCCACGAGAACCCCCCACATCGACATGATTCATGAGCTTTCATTGCTCCCCGCATTTTCATCTAGTGCCAGATGAAATCCGTGGATGTCCATGCagttccccctcccctcaaACAAGATACATGAACGCACGCTCGCTGCGAAACCCATACGTCTTTCCACACAAGAATTTTGACAGATCCAAGTTCTTTGCCTCAGTCATCAGATGCACCGGCGTATAATGCGAACGTTATTCCATGGACACAACCTCGAACGAGGCTGCCATACGGCTAGAACCATTAGGTGGACGAGgcaccttcaccatcaaaaCCACCAGCGTGGTCTTTCTCGCAATCGCTCTATACAACGCGGTTGAGCTTCTGATCCTGATCCTGGCGAacttccatcatcatcatggcatCTATTTCTGGTCGATGCTCTTATCAACCGCCGTGGGGGTCATACCCTTCTCGATAGGTGCCATCATTGACCTCTACAACCTGAGCCCATTATGGGTGATCCTCGTCATGATCGACCTGGGGTGGATCTTCATGGTCGGCGGGCAAAGCGTCGTCCTCTACTCCCGGCTACATCTCGTGTCGCGGAATGATCGTGTTCTCCGCTACCTCCgctatattatcatcattGATACCATTCTCCTCGCCACGCCGATGTCCATCATTTACTTCGCCACTGCCTATTCGAAACCGACAGTATGGGCTAGGGCCTTCTACATCATGGAGGTCATCCAGGTCATCTGGTTCTCCGTCCAGGAATGCGTCATCTCCACCTTCTGGATCGTCGAAACCGCTAAGCTGATTAGGCTCCGCCCGGGATACGACCGCCATCGCAACCGAACTATGTACGAGATCCTGGCGATGAATCTCGCTGTTATTTCGATGGATATTGCGCTCTTGGTGCTACAGTTTTCGGGTTATTACTACGTCCAGGTGCCTGTGAAGGCAACCGTATACAGTATAAAGTTGAAATTGGAATTTGCAGTCTTGGGAAAGCTTGTATATCTCGCAACTCACCGGGTTGACTCCATGGGGCTCGAAATATCTCCAGTCATGGCTCCCGTTGATGTGGCTCCGAGTACCTCTCCGTCCAGCGGAGCTTCTAAATTACACCAGTCAATGAAAGATTCATTTGGGCTCTGGAAGCCCACACAAACGCACAACGCGGCGAGCGAAGGGCTGATGTGATTTTACCTGGAGTCGGCTGGGGCGCCCACTCTGTTATCTAGCGCTTGCCTGTGTCACACCGCGTTGTTCCTTGTACATATGCATGTATTAAATATATGACTAATGACCTTTGGTACTTCAAATACTCGCTTTAGTTGCCTGAATCGGAAGGGCTCCTTATTTTAACTCAACCTCTCCTAGGGGAACCGTTAAATATAATGTACTTATACAAATGTTCAATTCCCTGGCATTGGCCGGTACAATGAGCGTTAAAGCTGTTCCGGCCTCTGCCAGTATTGAATGTATTATTGTTATGCAAATAGAAGTAGGCGCATAAAGCTATCGTCAATACTTTGAATGGTCTTATGAGATAAAGGGTCATCCTTCCATTTGTCATATGGCCAAATACTAAAAGTTATTGTCCACCTTGACTGAAGATTGAATCACAGGCACACAATGGCCAACTGCTGACACGCCCTAAACGTTACTTGGGAACGCCCGATCCTCCCGGGGCAAAACCCACAAGTACCTGATGCCTATGCGGATGGGATATCTGCACAGATACCCTCTCCTCATGTATGTGTATAACATACCAGATCACCACAACAGTCGTCCGACAACTTGCAAGCGCCAAACTCTACGATCGTGTTAGCCTTCTCTCTCCTACATGCTGATATGATAGGAGACAATAACATACACTGTTGATAGTCACGTTCAACCAAACCTGCAGGCTGGGTGATGGCAGCGGCGCTGGCCAGAGCGGTGAGGGCAGCGATAAGGGGATTTCATTCTGTCTCGCGTTTCGTGGTGttgtgatgtgatgatgttgttgataAATATCAAGCGATTGTGTTCCTTGGATGTTTTGATGAATCTGATGATAGTAATGATAGCTCAAAAGAAGAGCATATTTATATCTCCCACATTTAATCGTTCCtcacaccaacaccaatctACCACCACCGGGGTACATCCTATCGCTCCTTCCCATTCTACCAACACGTTCGAGATCAGCAAGTTGATGTCATAACTCCTGTTGTAGCATTGTGGCGATAAGGCCTTGGAACGTCTGGCCTTCAATGCGGACTTGCTCGGCTTACTGTATATGTTGACACTGACAGGCTATTGGGATGAGATTGTGATATTACCGGGCTTAATATTGAAGCCGAGGTACTCTGGTGAGGTGAAGCTCAAATTGTACTATTGTCTCGGATTCTGTTTGGCTCGTGCGTCTATTGACAGAAGAGCGGTTGGGTAATATGGCTCAGTTATTGGTCCTCGAACAAGGCTGTGGGGCTGATGCGACAATGGCAGATCCGTCAAAGTCTTACCTGCCAGTGCGCCTGGTACGTTGATCTCAACATGACTGGAGTACAACG
Proteins encoded in this window:
- a CDS encoding uncharacterized protein (predicted protein), whose amino-acid sequence is MDPSSIQTKEKPIEDPNALYLEKGEIVDDVTYDAVFGEITDEGPNYRNVGFFGTVVLMMKTQIGLGVLSIPTAFDTLGMVPGVIVLIAISCITTWSDYMVGSFKLRHREVYGIDDAGALMFGTPGRVVLAAAFCLYWIFVAGSGILGISIGLNAVSTHGACTAIFVAVAAILGFACSSIRTLGKVTWLAWIGLPCILIAILIVTIAVGVQDRPPTAPQTDGPWVADFKIIGNPTFAQAITAVSSLVFAFSGTPGFFSIVSEMRDPRKFTPALLICQAVVTAVYITIGCVVYYYCGSYVASPALGSAGGLIKKIAYGLSLPGLIVTTTIVTHIPAKYIFVHLLRGSKHLISNTVTHWTVWLACTLSITVIAYIIASAIPVFDGLVSLIGALLGTMMCFQPMGCMWLYDNWHKRREGLATKQWWFMVFFSVFVVISGTFLTVAGTYGSVVGIMDSYKTEGGSAAFTCADNSGSV
- a CDS encoding flavin monoamine oxidase family protein (amine oxidase); translation: MTSRDGYQWTATTGLRQGVPSIGVISPPTNVLSTTEDWDVVVVGAGYSGLTASRDACLAGLKVLLIEARDRIGGRSWSSNIGGYPFEMGGTWLSWGQPHIWREVSRYQMRSELEPCFDFSRGVNHFELRTGSQGSSIFSHLEEDALLASALEKFVDVDGAMGRQIIPYPHDAFHNPAARQYDDMSALDRLNALAQSLTPNERAVLESFILLCSCGTLETTSFFEFLHWWALCDYSYKGCLQHLISYKFKGGQSSFAIKFFRESLRTGRLSYAFNSPVQSINDHGDRVVVKTRDGRQYSGARLISTIPLNVLSSVHFSPPLSPQRMAAANIGHVNQCVKVHAEVSCPDMRSWSGISYPFNKLAYAIGDGTTPAGNTHIVCFGGAHNHIQPEEDVEATKMAVENMSPGNMDIKRLVFHNWCKDEFAKGAWFFAPPQLLSKSLDELRCRHGNVLFANSDWAVGWRSFIDGAIEEGTRAAVTVIEELRPAPAVRSHL
- a CDS encoding uncharacterized protein (predicted protein), which gives rise to MDTTSNEAAIRLEPLGGRGTFTIKTTSVVFLAIALYNAVELLILILANFHHHHGIYFWSMLLSTAVGVIPFSIGAIIDLYNLSPLWVILVMIDLGWIFMVGGQSVVLYSRLHLVSRNDRVLRYLRYIIIIDTILLATPMSIIYFATAYSKPTVWARAFYIMEVIQVIWFSVQECVISTFWIVETAKLIRLRPGYDRHRNRTMYEILAMNLAVISMDIALLVLQFSGYYYVQVPVKATVYSIKLKLEFAVLGKLVYLATHRVDSMGLEISPVMAPVDVAPSTSPSSGASKLHQSMKDSFGLWKPTQTHNAASEGLM
- a CDS encoding uncharacterized protein (predicted protein), whose protein sequence is MTAVDITSNYSLFISLYIPAREDESSSRRRPLLRLPLGRHRTPTPKFRHLISKFKFMSAKKELLLAVPQKLQLLKSAGDLVRLNTRNEHARECAGESEEYPEL